One Acetobacterium sp. KB-1 DNA segment encodes these proteins:
- the istB gene encoding IS21-like element helper ATPase IstB: MVTHHLKEAFDRLNLTHMAAVYDHHAEEASKDSISYLEFLDKLLWAEIDAKRERTTTTNLKLAKFPYIKAIDSFDFDFQPSANQRKVNELKTLAFVERSENVVFLGPPGVGKTHLAVGLAVCAIKSGYTAYFLSAHELISMIQENIVSGRIHRKLKTLNKPNILIIDEVGYAAMDDEVAHYFFQIVSNRYEKGSIILTSNKSYGSWGDVFGNNVVATAILDRLLHHSTTINIKGDSYRIREKKKAGFYDVSLYENESNDANG; this comes from the coding sequence ATGGTAACCCATCACCTGAAGGAAGCTTTTGATCGTCTGAATCTCACGCATATGGCCGCCGTTTATGACCACCATGCTGAAGAAGCTTCCAAGGATAGTATATCCTATTTGGAGTTTCTGGACAAGCTGCTTTGGGCAGAAATTGATGCAAAAAGAGAACGGACAACTACGACGAACTTGAAACTTGCAAAATTTCCCTATATCAAGGCCATCGATTCATTTGACTTTGATTTCCAGCCCAGTGCCAATCAGCGTAAGGTAAATGAACTGAAAACGCTCGCCTTTGTGGAACGTTCCGAAAATGTCGTGTTTTTGGGCCCGCCCGGCGTTGGCAAAACTCATCTGGCCGTAGGTCTGGCGGTTTGTGCGATCAAAAGTGGCTATACTGCTTATTTTCTCAGTGCACATGAACTGATTTCAATGATTCAGGAAAATATTGTTTCCGGGCGCATTCATCGCAAACTTAAAACACTGAATAAACCCAATATCCTGATTATTGATGAAGTTGGCTATGCGGCCATGGATGATGAAGTGGCTCATTACTTTTTTCAGATTGTTTCCAATCGCTATGAAAAAGGCTCAATCATTCTGACTTCCAACAAGTCCTACGGTAGTTGGGGTGATGTGTTCGGAAATAATGTCGTTGCAACGGCGATCCTGGATCGACTGCTGCATCATTCCACAACGATCAATATCAAAGGTGACAGCTATCGGATTAGGGAAAAGAAAAAGGCTGGCTTTTATGATGTCAGCCTATATGAAAACGAATCGAACGATGCTAATGGGTAA
- the istA gene encoding IS21 family transposase gives MITIEEYYMIKCLKNKGMSIMQISREMGVDRKTVSNWLKHNEPPAYRKRQFRQGKLDPFKDYILERMNEGCVNAAVIFDEIAADGYQGKMTILREFMKPYREKVLAKASIRYETPPGKQAQVDWGEFVVTMPDGKLKKLYAFIMVLGHSRNYYLEFTESSKFDTLIGCHERAFAYFGGVTESILYDNMKTVVAHSHKTGNDKWNQRFLRFAEHHHFIPVRHRPYLPRSKGKVERGVRYVRGNFWPRVKSFSDLTDLNEQARLWLDTKCNVRLHQTIHKIPRDRLKEEQLKPVNTEPFLSVDLVSRKVMNDCMISYQSNYFSVPFRFVGHRVGVRDLRNGTIEIYDETGALIEGYRKPAQKHQVQKMKKHFEGLNSQNHKAKARKAPLMIPDQSPKVHQRPLAVYDSLVSEVTIW, from the coding sequence ATGATTACAATTGAGGAGTATTACATGATCAAATGTTTAAAGAACAAGGGAATGTCAATCATGCAGATTTCCAGAGAAATGGGTGTTGATCGAAAAACGGTCAGCAACTGGCTTAAGCACAACGAACCGCCAGCATATCGGAAACGTCAGTTTCGGCAAGGAAAGCTTGATCCGTTTAAAGATTATATCCTGGAACGAATGAATGAAGGCTGTGTCAATGCCGCTGTGATTTTTGATGAAATTGCAGCCGACGGGTACCAGGGGAAAATGACGATTCTTCGGGAATTCATGAAACCATATCGCGAAAAAGTGTTAGCCAAAGCATCAATCCGCTATGAAACGCCCCCTGGCAAACAGGCCCAGGTTGACTGGGGAGAATTCGTTGTCACGATGCCCGATGGAAAGCTCAAAAAATTGTATGCCTTCATCATGGTTTTAGGGCATTCCAGAAATTATTATCTTGAGTTTACGGAGAGTTCGAAATTTGACACATTAATCGGTTGCCATGAACGGGCATTTGCCTATTTTGGTGGTGTAACAGAGAGCATTCTGTATGACAATATGAAAACTGTTGTTGCCCACAGTCACAAAACCGGCAACGATAAATGGAATCAGCGGTTTTTGCGATTTGCCGAGCATCACCATTTTATTCCGGTTCGGCATCGGCCTTATCTGCCCCGTTCCAAGGGCAAGGTGGAACGCGGGGTCCGATATGTACGCGGCAACTTCTGGCCCAGAGTCAAAAGCTTTTCCGATCTAACTGACCTCAATGAACAGGCTCGACTCTGGCTGGATACGAAATGTAACGTCAGGCTTCATCAGACAATTCACAAAATTCCCCGTGATAGACTGAAGGAAGAACAGCTGAAACCCGTTAATACCGAACCGTTTCTTTCTGTGGATCTGGTCAGCAGGAAGGTCATGAATGATTGTATGATCAGTTATCAGTCCAATTATTTTTCCGTTCCCTTCCGCTTTGTTGGTCACCGTGTCGGTGTGCGGGATCTGAGAAATGGAACGATTGAAATCTATGATGAAACTGGTGCTTTGATTGAAGGTTACCGGAAACCGGCTCAAAAACATCAGGTTCAAAAAATGAAAAAGCACTTTGAAGGATTGAACAGTCAAAACCATAAAGCCAAAGCCCGCAAAGCACCGCTTATGATTCCAGATCAATCGCCCAAAGTGCATCAAAGACCGCTCGCAGTCTATGATTCTTTAGTCAGTGAGGTGACCATATGGTAA
- a CDS encoding ATP-binding protein, producing the protein MPKTGMPLIKLKQRVPPVLSVGHLTTAVTTMINDETRRKLREIQLEEMIQVIDRQAKDTIYATLSFDERMKMIVDYVYQEKHNKRVASLIKRARFRIPNAAIQDVFFAERHLDKDLILEIATGTFISNNQNIIICGFTGSGKSYLACSIGKEACKQGIRTRYIRLPDLLMEYGEAKNQPNGQSRELKKYTNYPLLILDEWLITDLSDDELHFLFELVERRYDNGATIFCTQYKIEEWHARLGGGVLADSIMDRIIHGAHIVSSGSINMRDFVLNL; encoded by the coding sequence ATGCCAAAGACCGGGATGCCGCTCATCAAGCTGAAACAGCGAGTACCACCGGTTTTATCCGTGGGGCATCTTACTACGGCGGTTACGACAATGATTAATGACGAAACCCGACGCAAACTCCGCGAAATTCAGCTTGAGGAAATGATTCAGGTGATTGACAGACAGGCCAAAGATACGATTTATGCCACCCTCTCTTTTGACGAACGCATGAAAATGATTGTTGATTATGTTTATCAGGAAAAGCACAACAAGCGTGTTGCAAGCCTTATAAAACGGGCTCGATTCAGAATTCCGAATGCCGCCATTCAGGATGTTTTCTTTGCTGAACGACATCTTGATAAAGATCTGATTCTGGAAATTGCTACCGGTACTTTTATCAGCAACAATCAGAATATCATCATTTGCGGGTTCACTGGCTCGGGAAAGTCGTATCTGGCTTGTTCCATTGGAAAAGAAGCCTGTAAACAGGGCATTCGCACCCGGTATATTCGCTTGCCCGACCTTCTGATGGAATACGGCGAAGCAAAGAACCAGCCGAATGGGCAAAGCAGGGAACTCAAAAAATATACGAACTATCCCTTATTGATCCTTGATGAATGGCTAATTACTGATCTTTCTGATGATGAACTCCATTTTCTTTTTGAACTGGTCGAACGCCGTTATGACAACGGTGCTACCATTTTCTGCACGCAGTATAAGATCGAGGAGTGGCATGCTCGTCTCGGTGGTGGTGTTCTGGCTGATTCTATTATGGATCGCATTATACATGGTGCTCACATTGTCAGCTCAGGCAGTATAAATATGCGTGATTTTGTATTAAACCTTTAA
- a CDS encoding TnsD family Tn7-like transposition protein, giving the protein MQTFESDIDPDMEFNWLRVLTRKGRRSTHPIRHLLFLDFLGQSINSFFDLNVDYEPFGKGDWRCLNRASNHYGKRVIKLIQVTRDYRSGKPVGTFTCPLCGFVYSRKGPDKNIQDEYTIGRIKIFGPIWAQTARTMYLQNKSFTETAKQLEVDRQTVKKHLLDDENMINTKESIKKELKSEKSIVPKVKKVVVAKNYKRVDWEKRDEEYKNKILDVVTKILEFDKPKRVTRSLIGTIIGIKSSLDNNLENLPKTKLLLDQMIESKKEFQIRRAVRVIDEAYSEDKRIRMWEIQRKAGIRTEHFLGIKLELENYLKMKEREIDEKSETTYSSK; this is encoded by the coding sequence TTGCAAACATTTGAATCTGATATTGATCCTGATATGGAATTCAATTGGTTGCGAGTATTGACTAGAAAAGGGCGAAGAAGTACTCATCCCATCAGACATTTATTATTTTTGGATTTTTTGGGCCAGAGTATCAACTCTTTTTTTGATTTGAATGTTGATTATGAACCTTTTGGAAAAGGTGATTGGCGCTGTTTAAACAGAGCCTCTAATCATTATGGAAAACGTGTAATTAAGCTTATCCAAGTCACACGTGATTATAGATCCGGAAAACCGGTTGGCACATTTACATGTCCACTATGTGGATTCGTTTATTCAAGGAAAGGCCCTGACAAAAATATCCAAGATGAATATACTATTGGACGGATTAAGATATTTGGTCCGATCTGGGCACAGACAGCAAGAACTATGTATTTGCAAAATAAATCATTTACTGAGACGGCAAAACAATTAGAGGTTGATCGTCAAACAGTCAAGAAGCATTTATTAGATGATGAAAATATGATAAACACCAAAGAAAGTATAAAGAAAGAGCTGAAATCAGAAAAGAGTATAGTTCCAAAAGTAAAAAAAGTAGTAGTTGCCAAAAATTATAAGAGAGTCGATTGGGAAAAGCGAGATGAAGAGTATAAAAACAAAATCTTGGATGTAGTGACAAAGATTTTAGAATTTGATAAGCCAAAAAGAGTTACGCGTTCTTTAATTGGAACAATAATTGGTATAAAGTCTTCACTTGATAATAATTTAGAAAACTTACCTAAAACTAAATTATTATTAGATCAGATGATCGAAAGCAAAAAAGAATTTCAAATTCGTCGAGCAGTTCGTGTGATTGATGAAGCCTATTCTGAAGATAAAAGAATAAGAATGTGGGAAATTCAACGGAAAGCAGGTATTCGGACGGAACATTTCTTAGGAATCAAACTTGAATTGGAAAATTATCTCAAAATGAAAGAAAGAGAAATCGATGAAAAAAGTGAAACCACTTATTCTTCCAAATAA
- a CDS encoding IS3 family transposase (programmed frameshift) gives MSRKRRTWTPEEKAAJVLEILREENTLAEISKKYDVSQQLLSRWKTEFIANMSAVFNKKNEDVDKLKQEHEDEKELLVKKIGELTLDVDWLKKKPNPNLSNEEKRTLIDWKHPFLTIKKQCQLLTLSRSTAYHEPIDVAPSKDEINIKNAIDRIHFEEPAYGVRRIRNELHKLGFHQVGRRLVRRYMMEMDIVCFYPGPNLSKRAKAAKTYPYLLRNLEINQPNQVWSIDITYIGTPNGFVYLTAIIDWYSRYIVGYTISNTLQTDMVTRVIKTAIQTYGAPEIINSDQGSQFTSNAYIDLIKSFKTTKISMDGKGRATDNIAIERFFRSYKWERLYLLYPETVTEVRAMTKEYIAKYNNERGHQRFNYKTPAAVFYENMALAA, from the exons ATGAGTAGAAAACGACGAACCTGGACCCCAGAGGAAAAAGCAGCCMTCGTGCTGGAAATCCTCAGAGAAGAAAATACGTTAGCCGAGATCTCTAAGAAGTATGATGTATCTCAGCAATTATTAAGCCGCTGGAAAACCGAATTTATCGCCAATATGTCCGCCGTCTTCAATAAGAAAAATGAAGATGTTGACAAACTCAAACAAGAGCATGAAGATGAAAAGGAGCTGCTCGTAAAGAAAATAGGCGAATTAACATTGGATGTCGATTGGCTTAAAAAAAAAC CAAATCCAAATCTCTCAAATGAAGAAAAAAGAACGTTAATTGATTGGAAGCACCCTTTCTTAACCATAAAAAAACAGTGCCAACTTCTGACGCTATCGCGATCAACAGCTTATCATGAACCCATAGATGTTGCGCCATCCAAAGATGAAATCAATATCAAAAACGCCATTGATCGTATTCATTTTGAGGAGCCAGCCTATGGCGTCAGACGAATCAGGAATGAATTGCATAAACTGGGCTTTCATCAAGTAGGCAGGCGTCTTGTCAGGCGTTATATGATGGAAATGGATATTGTTTGTTTCTATCCCGGCCCCAATCTGAGTAAGCGAGCCAAAGCAGCCAAAACTTATCCCTACCTGCTGAGAAATCTTGAAATTAACCAACCGAATCAGGTGTGGTCCATTGACATTACTTATATAGGAACCCCAAATGGATTTGTGTATTTAACCGCTATTATTGACTGGTATTCCCGTTATATTGTGGGATACACCATCAGCAACACCTTGCAAACCGACATGGTCACCCGTGTTATAAAAACCGCCATTCAAACCTATGGTGCACCTGAGATCATTAACAGTGACCAGGGCAGTCAGTTTACGTCAAATGCCTATATTGACCTGATTAAAAGCTTTAAAACGACAAAAATCAGCATGGACGGTAAAGGCCGTGCTACCGACAATATTGCCATTGAACGGTTTTTTCGATCATATAAATGGGAACGCCTGTATTTGCTGTACCCGGAAACCGTCACTGAAGTGAGAGCCATGACAAAGGAATACATCGCTAAATATAACAATGAGCGAGGTCACCAGCGATTCAATTACAAAACACCGGCAGCTGTATTCTATGAAAATATGGCATTGGCTGCCTAA
- a CDS encoding ATP-binding protein, with protein sequence MEPIEVAKKIRNIPEISDEDKSQSTGVRSHMIQRISEFVEPMTNHLKIESKLGTIIRKGYLARNPMEISFLERIRILNDISNDLLKKESSEKNYVKKFEGLRSTADAFPVIGVSGMGKTTAVEKLLLMYPQVIIHSKYKDKSVNLTQIVWLKIDCPYDGSLNTLCKNFFKAVDDILRTRYFEKNVYSTRSVSLLLQQMSIVASLHGVGVLCIDEIQHLVNNKENDTMLNFFVTLANTVGIPLVLIGTPQAEQLFGNLRQARRGSSMGTVKWSNMEEDSREWKMFLEDLWKLQYLKNYTQLNAKLSRAFYDECQGITAIAVNLFRLIQTNALLQNMEEITVSLIRQTAKDELYLVQPKIEALRSRDFKKIIQYDDISLDYRDVTSKIDLKLIDTIQKKYQYDIDQFEDEKCNICDRVTHELTKLDIFEMVAQIEIKEIARKEVQTNPKSTYEELMRSTLINLMKINDDRKNKRTIEKVASKERLIKNAEKELLEIYERGIKEKKDLCEILENRGFIKNPLQEFPF encoded by the coding sequence ATGGAACCAATTGAAGTCGCGAAAAAAATAAGGAATATACCAGAAATCAGTGATGAAGATAAATCTCAATCTACTGGAGTTCGTAGTCACATGATACAACGAATAAGTGAGTTTGTTGAACCTATGACTAATCATTTAAAAATCGAGTCAAAATTAGGGACGATTATTCGCAAAGGTTATCTTGCAAGAAATCCGATGGAAATAAGCTTTCTTGAAAGAATTAGAATATTAAATGACATCTCAAATGATTTACTAAAAAAAGAGTCTTCCGAAAAGAATTATGTAAAGAAGTTTGAAGGATTACGGTCAACGGCAGATGCCTTTCCAGTAATTGGTGTTTCCGGTATGGGGAAAACAACAGCTGTTGAAAAGCTGCTTCTCATGTATCCTCAAGTAATAATTCATAGCAAATACAAGGACAAATCTGTCAATCTTACTCAAATTGTCTGGCTAAAAATTGACTGTCCTTATGATGGTAGCCTCAATACATTATGTAAAAATTTCTTTAAGGCTGTTGATGACATTTTAAGAACGCGATATTTCGAAAAAAATGTTTACTCTACTCGTTCAGTTTCTTTACTTCTGCAACAAATGTCTATTGTTGCAAGTTTGCATGGGGTTGGGGTTTTATGCATTGATGAAATACAGCATTTAGTTAATAATAAAGAGAATGATACAATGCTTAATTTCTTTGTTACTCTTGCAAATACAGTAGGGATACCTCTAGTATTAATTGGAACGCCACAAGCTGAACAATTATTTGGTAATTTGAGACAGGCGCGAAGAGGCTCGAGTATGGGAACTGTTAAATGGTCAAATATGGAAGAAGATTCAAGAGAATGGAAAATGTTTCTTGAAGATCTTTGGAAATTACAATACTTAAAAAATTATACCCAATTAAATGCTAAATTGAGTCGTGCTTTCTATGATGAATGTCAAGGTATAACTGCAATTGCTGTCAATCTTTTTAGATTGATACAGACAAATGCATTATTGCAAAATATGGAAGAAATTACGGTGTCTTTGATTAGACAAACGGCAAAAGACGAATTATATCTTGTTCAGCCCAAAATTGAGGCTCTACGTTCGCGAGATTTTAAAAAAATCATTCAGTATGATGATATTTCTCTGGATTATCGAGATGTAACATCAAAAATTGACCTTAAATTAATTGATACTATTCAAAAGAAATATCAATATGACATAGATCAATTTGAAGATGAGAAATGTAATATTTGTGATAGGGTGACCCATGAATTAACAAAACTGGATATTTTTGAAATGGTCGCTCAAATAGAAATAAAAGAAATTGCAAGAAAAGAAGTTCAAACAAATCCAAAATCAACATATGAAGAATTAATGCGAAGTACGTTAATCAATTTAATGAAAATTAATGATGATAGAAAAAACAAAAGAACAATTGAAAAAGTAGCTTCAAAAGAAAGATTAATTAAAAACGCTGAGAAAGAACTTCTAGAAATCTATGAGCGTGGAATCAAGGAAAAGAAAGATCTGTGCGAAATTTTAGAAAATAGAGGATTTATTAAAAATCCGTTACAAGAATTTCCATTTTAA
- a CDS encoding Mu transposase C-terminal domain-containing protein codes for MQYLSEVYFDNEKDQVNRIISIQENCCYVINMKKRNAMPFIIEREIMNQNFVIGLYTEMDDPFNLPYTDDGIPKKTLDQRNLDWIFVTEWCIPKMSELLKKETRGKCISSIAEQSGYNVAKIKALLSRYWQRGMIKNALLPDWLYSGGSGKEKKGTKKSGRKRNIDLSGIQSSGIIITDVVKNQIISAYKKYYLSANKFTILDTYNLFLRDFYSDHVITKKNEYKLKNESQRPSYSQFRYYFEKIRDQNQEISLRESSKKYELTNRELTANSQSETFGIGSRFQIDATIADVYLVSSLHRDKPIGRPVVYGVIDVYSRMITGLYVGLEGPSALGATGALANMISNKVEFCKEFGIIISEEDWPCNHIPAIIIADRGEFMGHFPEGIINNFNITIENTRPYRGDMKGIVERKFGTINGKIKRQLPGAIMKEYRERGDVDYRLKANLDLHAFTEVMIELVLENNRMIMSKYETSRDMRINEVVPRPIDLWNYSIKAGTSQLRKADKKGFLLSLLPKAKGTVTRKGIKFTGLHYTSKLSIKEQWFVKKKRKIDIIYDPRNMKNIYIPLKNNDYEICYLISDQAQYGQDFFEEIAYSSELENELIREGRKKEPEINVNTMERIAKIVKKAENQKKNTISVNGKISKSKTLKNIRKNRSEEKAFNRNIEAFNFENDNDLNRGQGKVISYFNKKEVVAKDDYLLNILEKIQNEDKGNDENE; via the coding sequence ATGCAATATCTCTCTGAAGTTTACTTTGATAACGAAAAAGACCAGGTAAATAGAATTATAAGTATTCAGGAAAACTGTTGTTATGTTATCAATATGAAAAAAAGAAATGCGATGCCTTTTATAATTGAAAGAGAAATAATGAATCAGAATTTTGTTATTGGTCTTTATACTGAAATGGATGATCCATTTAATCTACCTTATACAGATGATGGAATCCCTAAAAAGACGCTTGACCAACGAAATTTGGACTGGATCTTTGTAACGGAGTGGTGTATTCCCAAAATGTCAGAATTATTAAAAAAAGAAACGAGAGGGAAATGTATTTCATCTATTGCAGAGCAAAGTGGCTATAATGTAGCAAAAATAAAAGCTTTATTGTCTCGTTATTGGCAGAGAGGAATGATAAAGAATGCGCTGTTACCTGATTGGTTATATTCAGGAGGGAGTGGAAAAGAAAAAAAAGGAACAAAAAAATCTGGAAGAAAACGAAATATCGATTTATCAGGTATCCAAAGTTCGGGAATCATTATCACCGATGTCGTAAAAAATCAAATAATTTCCGCTTATAAAAAATACTATCTAAGTGCCAACAAATTTACTATTCTTGACACATATAACCTGTTTTTACGAGATTTTTATAGTGATCATGTGATAACAAAAAAAAATGAATATAAATTAAAAAACGAGAGTCAAAGACCTTCTTATTCTCAGTTTCGTTATTACTTTGAAAAAATAAGAGATCAAAATCAGGAAATTTCGTTAAGAGAGAGTTCGAAAAAGTATGAGCTCACCAATAGAGAATTAACAGCAAATTCTCAATCCGAAACATTTGGAATAGGAAGTAGATTTCAGATTGATGCAACGATAGCAGATGTTTACCTGGTAAGTAGTTTGCATCGGGATAAGCCAATTGGACGACCTGTCGTATACGGTGTTATTGATGTTTACTCTCGGATGATTACTGGTCTTTACGTAGGATTAGAAGGACCATCTGCACTTGGAGCAACAGGGGCGTTAGCCAATATGATAAGTAACAAAGTTGAATTTTGCAAAGAATTTGGAATTATTATTTCTGAAGAAGACTGGCCTTGCAATCATATTCCGGCGATCATAATTGCGGATCGAGGAGAATTTATGGGACACTTTCCAGAAGGGATAATAAATAATTTTAATATCACAATTGAGAATACGAGACCATATCGTGGAGATATGAAGGGAATAGTTGAAAGAAAATTTGGGACAATTAATGGTAAAATAAAACGTCAGTTACCTGGCGCGATAATGAAAGAATACAGAGAGCGAGGAGATGTCGATTACCGTTTAAAAGCTAACCTTGATTTACATGCTTTTACAGAGGTAATGATTGAGCTGGTTCTCGAAAATAATAGAATGATTATGTCCAAATATGAAACAAGCAGAGACATGAGGATAAATGAGGTCGTTCCAAGGCCAATTGACTTATGGAATTATAGCATAAAAGCTGGAACTAGCCAGTTGAGAAAAGCAGATAAAAAAGGATTTTTATTAAGTCTTCTTCCTAAAGCTAAAGGAACTGTAACACGAAAAGGAATTAAATTTACAGGTCTTCATTACACATCTAAATTGTCTATTAAGGAACAATGGTTTGTAAAGAAGAAAAGAAAGATTGATATTATATATGATCCGAGAAATATGAAAAATATCTACATTCCACTAAAAAATAATGACTACGAAATTTGTTATTTGATTTCTGATCAAGCACAATATGGACAAGATTTTTTTGAAGAGATAGCTTATAGTTCAGAACTTGAGAATGAATTAATTCGAGAAGGTAGAAAAAAAGAGCCTGAAATAAATGTAAATACTATGGAAAGAATAGCAAAAATCGTCAAAAAAGCAGAAAATCAAAAGAAAAATACAATTAGTGTAAATGGGAAAATATCGAAGTCAAAGACTTTAAAAAATATCAGAAAAAATAGGTCAGAAGAAAAAGCATTCAACAGAAATATAGAAGCTTTTAATTTTGAAAATGATAATGATCTGAATAGAGGACAGGGAAAGGTTATTTCTTATTTTAATAAGAAAGAAGTTGTTGCAAAAGATGACTATTTATTAAATATTTTGGAAAAAATTCAAAATGAAGATAAAGGAAACGACGAGAATGAATAA
- a CDS encoding TnsA endonuclease N-terminal domain-containing protein, translating to MLSDLERNILHILDFSDRVLDIREQYPLLPIQETLLIADELGIKHPTNPKNGELVVMTTDFNITLRTEDGSIDIFRTAKYEKDLYDSRVLEKFEIEREWCRRNNINWGIITEKYIDSNYILNLQALRNRFDLSEVEGLSGLNENEITYLKKIFLDKLHAAEGSGIPLIEITNDFDRRMSICPGVGIALYHNLIATKWIEVNLYEKINSAVPAKFHDNNLFIDVEDISNAISL from the coding sequence TTGTTATCTGATTTAGAACGTAATATTTTACATATTTTAGATTTCAGTGATAGGGTTTTGGATATACGTGAACAGTATCCTTTACTTCCAATTCAAGAAACCCTATTAATTGCAGATGAACTCGGCATCAAACATCCAACTAATCCTAAAAACGGGGAACTGGTTGTTATGACAACAGATTTTAATATAACTTTACGGACTGAAGATGGATCGATCGATATTTTTAGAACAGCTAAATATGAAAAAGACTTATACGATTCACGAGTGTTAGAGAAATTCGAAATTGAACGAGAATGGTGTCGCAGAAATAATATTAATTGGGGTATTATCACGGAAAAATATATTGATAGCAACTATATTTTGAATTTGCAAGCTCTTCGAAACAGGTTTGATTTGAGCGAAGTCGAAGGCTTGTCTGGTTTGAATGAAAACGAAATTACATATTTAAAAAAGATTTTTCTTGATAAACTCCATGCTGCAGAAGGAAGTGGAATACCACTTATTGAAATTACAAATGATTTTGATCGACGAATGAGTATTTGCCCAGGTGTCGGGATAGCACTATATCACAATTTGATCGCGACAAAATGGATAGAAGTAAATTTGTATGAAAAAATTAATAGTGCTGTTCCTGCCAAATTTCATGACAATAATTTGTTCATTGATGTGGAGGATATTTCGAATGCAATATCTCTCTGA
- a CDS encoding transposase encodes MTQYSDEFKEHIIQQMLPPISKSVRQLHNETGVSEQTLFKWKKQAKASGMAAPSGTGTSEDWSSEDKFLIVLETARMNQAELAEYSREKGLYVEQIEAWRDACINANGSVANESKRLKKDLSESKKQVTQLNRELKRKEAALAETAALLVLRKKAQAIWGEPEDE; translated from the coding sequence ATGACACAATATAGCGATGAATTCAAAGAACATATTATACAGCAGATGTTGCCGCCGATCAGCAAATCAGTTCGTCAGCTGCATAATGAAACCGGTGTTTCAGAGCAGACACTTTTCAAGTGGAAGAAGCAGGCAAAAGCGTCCGGAATGGCAGCACCATCGGGAACAGGAACTTCAGAAGACTGGTCCAGTGAGGATAAATTTCTGATCGTCCTGGAAACAGCCCGTATGAATCAGGCTGAGCTGGCTGAATATAGCCGTGAAAAAGGCCTTTATGTTGAACAAATCGAAGCCTGGCGTGATGCCTGCATCAATGCCAATGGGAGTGTTGCCAATGAATCAAAGAGACTTAAAAAAGATCTAAGCGAATCAAAAAAACAGGTGACCCAACTCAATCGCGAACTGAAGCGAAAGGAAGCAGCATTGGCTGAAACAGCAGCATTACTGGTGCTCAGAAAAAAGGCACAAGCGATCTGGGGGGAGCCCGAGGACGAATGA